A stretch of Planctomycetota bacterium DNA encodes these proteins:
- a CDS encoding MgtC/SapB family protein produces the protein MFYSFDSSIDLATYGTMVGRLVLAAACGALIGWQREAHDKAAGLRTHMLLALGACLFTLVTLRIGSGDPLRVVKGML, from the coding sequence ATGTTTTACTCATTTGATTCTTCGATCGATCTGGCGACGTACGGCACGATGGTCGGCCGGCTGGTTCTGGCGGCGGCGTGCGGGGCGCTCATCGGCTGGCAGCGAGAGGCCCACGACAAGGCAGCCGGCCTCAGGACCCACATGCTCCTGGCCCTCGGCGCGTGCCTCTTCACGCTCGTCACCCTGCGCATCGGGTCGGGCGACCCGCTGCGCGTCGTCAAGGGGATGCT